GGATAGCAATCAGGCCTTTAGTTCTTATACAATTGTACGTTGTTTCTTCCAGTCTGTCCGGTTTCATGCTTTTTGCATGCAGATTTAAGTTCTCGTTTCCATGTACTTATTTTGTATGGTTTTGTTCTTCCTGCTGCGTAAGTTTTTTTGCATGAAGTATTTCCGTAGCCTGCATCATTAGAATGCTGCTATTCCCCTTGGGTTTTGCAGGTAcgtgttgttatttttattatttataaatgCTGTTTTGCTCAAACACTTATATTTCACTGTACTTGTTTACAGTGTATTTTATGGCTCCACTGTATCAGATGTTCTTTTACGGCGATGTTTGTTTCCTGACTCTGTCAAGCGTGTGTTAGTAACAGGGGCGTAAATTTTGCTAAGTTTGTTTCTTCCTGGAATCGATCATCATGTATCTTGTGGCTCCGGTGCTGATGTTTTTTTACGGCAACGTTTTGTTTCGTGACTCTGTCGAGCTTGTGTTAGTAATAGGAACGTAAATTTCGCTAAAATTTGTTGCTCCCTGGACTTTGTTCATAATGCATGTTGTGGCTCCACAGCAAATGTTGTTTCAAGGCAATTCTTTGTTTCTTGACTCTGTCGAGCGTGTGTTAAGTAACAGGGACATAAATTTCGCTAAAattaggtctaaacgtttagacccgagtcaaatttagaaggatttgtatggagtcatcagagcataactgggctaatacagtgaaacctgtattaagcggacaccgtattaagcggacacgctctattaagcggacgcggacacctaaaaggtaccagaaatggccatttctattgttgtcagcctgtattaaacggacacttgtaattaaattccaccacccaacatgccagacaccggaaatgtgAAAGATTTTTCTCGAATTGCTACCCAAAAATTgttcgatttttacattaaaaaacgtgacttgacgaacttgattagtttcacattagagtattgttttctatttcgtcttgtttgtatagagcttgttgcACTCatttgatttcttcaaatttgagttgcaatccatgtttatggtactatgatcaattggtccactttaaaaaagaaattaatgcaaacgtatatcgtcatagtctctgggagtattctaaacgtttccattGTTCATTtcaatggcatttgacaccttatATCACGTTATCTATCGagacctgtattaggcggacaccctgcattaagcggacactacagcattccccgagggtgtccgtttaatacaggcgTCACtgtatctcagagacaatttgccccgagatgctagtttttggcaactTGGCCTCTTgaatgttgctcttttcagaatatcctaacaaatcccataatttcacaaattaacattTTACTCTTActatatttcatttcttactattgcTCGGCATTTACAgttaatcagttccacaacccCACACCAAAGTGTACGCTCCATAGCGTCTTGTTCTTGATCTAGttcaattattattaatacactAAAACTGCAATGTCCTTTACTTTTTGCAGTACATTATCATTACGACCTCTactttttttgccttcttttcACTTTTAAGCTTGTTCTTTGCTAGCCTTGGTCCCAAATTCAACCTGCCTTGGGATGATTGCAGTTTGTTGTTGAATCTAAGCAGCCACATGGTATTCAATTGCCTAGTGGGCACAGCTAGCTCTGAACCTTTGGttaccttttgtttttgttttctacttCAAACATTTACCTCTGCACCAATTCATCATACTTTCCTCATTAAGACTGACGGAGGGGGgctgtaattttttcttttgctcaagAGAAGGGATGTcaaaaaaatttgtatgatgTGTAGGGGATATGAAGAAATCTCGCCCCTTTAAAAAAGAATCCTgtgccccccgcccccccctaTACATAATGAATGCAGcctaagctcatttttgaaaatgatgccatccgaaatcggatttccgacggACTTTAacaagcggcgcatttctcaacgaAAAACCCAATAAATAAACCaaccatgaataacagaagaatcttgatgacagctgtatttcattttgtacatccagttgAAAAGACAGTTCAAAATATCataagatgacacaaaactctgtcagcttcagctatcagtaaatACGTTtccagatgctgcataaattttccgcatgaccTCACCTGTCAAAGGTACCGGTGAGCGTGAGCatcgcgtgaccatggtgaggaAAGCCAAAAGCAACTgccttccctgcctgtaaagactggctgaattttcgcgtccgaagtcaatttgaaataaaaagtttaaaaatgtgGCCCATAAACGCACCTTATTTCCTGTCGACCTCGTTCCCGCCATCTCCATTTTCTAAGGGAAAAAGTTCTGGGAAAGAGGTTAATTTCCcgttgattaaaaaaaattgaagttgaACCTGCGACCGTTTGGAAACTAGTAACtagtcagcggataactttaagaAAAAGACGCAAACTGATAAGTCGACAGTTGAGCCTcgagacggtcatgtgatactggtcagcggatgtatgttttgacagctgtcaattaaccacaacatggatgtgcaataccaagttgcaggctcccaaactacaATCCTATACAAAAGTCCTTGGACAGTACTGCAATAtgcatatttttctgtcatttctcggttccctcttaaaacagtgcatcattttcaaaattttcttgcacttctccctccccccatcctatacaaagttgaaactcggaaaaaattctggatacacgcgtccaacattgtttgtggggtgaggggaggtgTTCGACCTGtttgaattggaaaacgccccagaaacgcaaaagtgtcccaagacatttgtccatgattgtagctaTAAAGTGTAAGACTTAACATTGGTTTCTCTGTGGTGAGGACGGACGGTTTGGGTAggcgggcgtacggtcacgtgactaccaaatgTTCTTGaatggatagattttcttagctatggagctccgcttttagcaACGAAACGAAaagcgatttttttcaagggtgcAGAGGCGAAATGCCGATATCGCCTTCTCGCAAGAAACCTATGGCACACCTGAGATAGTTGACCAATAGTAACCTATTGGCTGGTCAGCCAACAGGACGCTGAAGATCTTGGAATAAATAATGttaataaaccaatcaaaattcTAAGGATATTTTTCACCCATGATTAAAAAATGGCCTTGAGCTTGATTACGAAGGTATTATTAAATCAATCAAAGCAGTGTTATAACGCATATAAGTGGTGGATATTGCTTGCTTCTTTTGTTATaaagtttatttaaaaatatagaCTGTGAGCAAGAAAATCCCATGTAGACTGCAATACATCAGCTCTCGCTTACATAAAAAGTGTTCCACTCTTGCGACGCCCGTACAACGGATTAGCAAATATAAGGTCAAGCTTTTTTTAACCTATCTTATGACCCTTATGACTAATGCGGgttattgttagtttatttcATGTTTCAACCACACTAGCTAAATGGAAAATATGTCTCAAAGTTACCAACCGTGGATAATCTATATGGGTAGTCTACATGATTTTGGGGGATTTTTCAAATCTGATTTATATTTCCCATTGGTCGACATTTGGTAAATAAATCCCTTCCGGCGGCTAGTATATCGGAGGATAACTCCGGCGGCTGAGAGATTGtccaaaaaataaacatttcgCTTCGAGGGCAAATGTGATAATTTGAGGACAATCTCTCAGTAGTATTATCCTCCGATATACTACCCGCCGGAAGGAGTTTATTTGCTTATTAAAATCCACAGATTATTTTTCTTATCAATGACGGGCTTAGGCTACAAAAAACATTCTGACCAGGAGGTCTTCTAATCTCGTACATTACTTGTCACCGGCTGCCGGAAACAATCAATGAAGCCCCTTTTTTCTCTCAGTATCTTATTTCATTTGTTAGATTTACTAAGGTTATCGCGACTGTCGCGTGTGAATATTTCGCTAAAGTTTCTGTCGCTTTACTGTATAGCgctggctgcatttgcgaagctATGAGCAAAATGGCTAGATTTCTAATTACTCCTGGCAAGTGTTAAATCTACTTTAATTTAACGGGAAGATGCCGGCAAATATCGAGACGGATGGGCTGTATTGCCCGATACCCGCCCTCCGATTTGACACCACGTGACCcaaaatagccaataaaatCGCGCGAAAATTAATCTGTGGATTATAATTACAGATATCGGCACTTTTTAACTTAAAAGTATTTAATATCTCATTTCTTTACTCTTTTCATGCGACTGTTAAAGATGATGGTCTCTGCTGAAGAGAAAAGATGGATTGTTGTGGGTGTTGCCATGAACAAAGTTGCTGCTCCTGTTTTGCGGGTTGCTGTCACAAATGGGATGGATACAAACTGTAGGGATCTGGACAGACACTGCCAAAGTTCAACACCACCGTCTAGCCTAAAAACATTAAGCTACGGTACCGTCAGAGTGAATCCAGTCATATTTAAGGAcctaaaatttcaaaatatcaacAACAATAATCTTGTGCGTGGTACATGCAACTACAACTTCAACATTAATTCTTCCGTAGACTTAGCCAAGCTATATCTACCAGGTTATCTGGCTCAGTTTTCAGCCTTCGATGAGTCGTTGGACATGACTGCCCTCCTTCGCCTGTTGGGATTTAAGAACTACATGCCTTCCACTGTGTTCTCCCTCCACACTCAAGCGTGCGCTGATGATGTCCGGGAAAATGTCAGAAACAAATGGGGCCATGTTGATGTAACCGAGTGGACAGATGCCCTGTTCAATGATTGCTTTATCAAGCTGGAGAAATTGCTGAAGAGTCTGGGACTGACGGCTACAGTAGAGACGAAAGCATTGGAGCAACTTGCTGAGTGGCAAACACAAGGTAACAATTTTCAGCCGAAAAgtataaaaatgtaaataccAAAAGCCTTAATGAcaaaaaagtgagaaaaaaaaacctttttcttgGCCGTTGTCAGTTTAATTAATGAAGTGGAGACCAGGGGTCGTACCTACAACGTgtttaaataagcttaaaaaataaGGTCGAAAGCAGGACTCAATGTTGATGCAAAATCATGAGAAAATAAGTTATGGCTC
The sequence above is a segment of the Porites lutea chromosome 3, jaPorLute2.1, whole genome shotgun sequence genome. Coding sequences within it:
- the LOC140929592 gene encoding uncharacterized protein, which gives rise to MMVSAEEKRWIVVGVAMNKVAAPVLRVAVTNGMDTNCRDLDRHCQSSTPPSSLKTLSYGTVRVNPVIFKDLKFQNINNNNLVRGTCNYNFNINSSVDLAKLYLPGYLAQFSAFDESLDMTALLRLLGFKNYMPSTVFSLHTQACADDVRENVRNKWGHVDVTEWTDALFNDCFIKLEKLLKSLGLTATVETKALEQLAEWQTQGCQLIMENSVVKDALYLLQDEVRDLINTMESTLKDQEAWHKKMLDEYHEQLDKVEEKLQKYSENGSEEIKNVLKRLSSFEANLSMRLQAIEEGLADTYGRVEQLEQYQEHLNRRCDNADDKVEKIEDELTKLKIGASSKLGKRRFDIPCHLLR